TGCTGCGGCCTCCGGATTCTTCCTGTTTCAAAATTCCTTTTTCCATCAGATCTTTTATATCACGTAAAGCCGTATCAGGAGAACATTTCTACAGCCCGGAGGAGGTTCTGGGTGATATGGAAACGATCGAACACCAGTGTCGCCCGGGGAAGGTGTTCGCGGATCATGTCGATATAGGGTTGCCACATGTCGCAACACACGCCGACAACC
The DNA window shown above is from Candidatus Aminicenantes bacterium and carries:
- a CDS encoding ISL3 family transposase, whose amino-acid sequence is VVGVCCDMWQPYIDMIREHLPRATLVFDRFHITQNLLRAVEMFS